A stretch of the Dyella telluris genome encodes the following:
- the truB gene encoding tRNA pseudouridine(55) synthase TruB: MSKKKSRIRFRDLHGIVLLDKPLGVSSNEALQIVRKGIFRAEKGGHTGALDPLATGLLPLCFGEATKLAGMLLGSRKAYLAECKLGATTSTADLEGDVVQERPVPALSEEALEAALARLRGRITQVPPVYSAIKVDGEPLYVKARRGEAVDVPSREVEVHRLDLVSRTEDSLTLYVECGSGTYVRSLAVDLGEDLGCGAHLTALRRLWVDPFREPAMVTVEQLKAAAEQGDDALLALLLPVSAGLAGLPELRLDAERAAAVSQGQQIAIDPSLAGPLAVLAEDGRLLILGNAVEGKLHIARGFNLPAVGGEGR; the protein is encoded by the coding sequence ATGAGCAAGAAGAAAAGCCGCATTCGTTTTCGCGACCTGCACGGCATCGTGCTGCTGGACAAGCCCCTGGGGGTGAGTTCCAACGAGGCGCTGCAGATCGTCCGCAAGGGCATCTTCCGCGCGGAGAAGGGCGGCCACACCGGCGCGCTCGACCCGCTGGCCACCGGCCTGCTGCCGTTGTGCTTTGGCGAGGCCACCAAGCTGGCTGGCATGCTGCTGGGGTCGCGCAAGGCCTATCTGGCCGAGTGCAAGCTGGGCGCCACCACCAGCACGGCCGACCTTGAGGGTGACGTCGTGCAGGAGCGGCCGGTTCCGGCGCTTTCCGAGGAAGCCCTCGAAGCCGCCCTGGCCCGGTTGCGTGGACGGATCACCCAGGTACCCCCGGTCTATTCGGCGATCAAGGTCGATGGGGAGCCGCTTTACGTGAAGGCCCGGCGCGGCGAAGCCGTGGACGTGCCCTCGCGCGAGGTGGAGGTCCATCGGCTGGACCTGGTCTCCCGCACCGAGGACAGCCTCACCCTGTACGTGGAGTGCGGTTCGGGCACCTACGTGCGCAGCCTGGCCGTGGACCTCGGCGAAGACCTTGGCTGCGGCGCCCACCTGACGGCCCTGCGTCGCCTGTGGGTGGACCCGTTCAGGGAGCCGGCCATGGTCACGGTGGAACAGCTCAAGGCGGCGGCAGAGCAGGGCGACGATGCCTTGCTGGCGCTGTTGCTGCCGGTGTCGGCCGGATTGGCGGGCTTGCCCGAGCTGCGGCTGGACGCCGAGCGCGCCGCAGCCGTCTCACAGGGGCAGCAGATTGCGATCGATCCTTCGCTGGCCGGACCGCTGGCAGTGCTGGCCGAGGATGGCCGCTTGCTGATCCTGGGGAATGCGGTCGAAGGAAAGCTGCACATCGCGCGGGGCTTCAATCTCCCGGCGGTGGGCGGCGAGGGTCGTTGA
- the rpsO gene encoding 30S ribosomal protein S15 has product MSLTAEQTGKIIADFGRVPNDTGSPEVQVALLSARIDHLTDHFKAHKQDHHSRRGLLKLVNQRKRLLAYLKDRDLARYQSLIERLGLRR; this is encoded by the coding sequence ATGTCCCTTACCGCAGAACAGACCGGCAAGATCATCGCTGACTTCGGCCGCGTGCCGAACGACACGGGTTCGCCGGAAGTGCAGGTCGCCCTGCTGTCGGCCCGCATCGACCACCTCACCGATCACTTCAAGGCTCACAAGCAGGATCACCATTCCCGCCGCGGCCTGCTGAAGCTGGTCAACCAGCGCAAGCGCCTGCTTGCCTACCTCAAGGATCGTGACCTGGCTCGTTACCAGAGCCTCATCGAGCGCCTCGGCCTCCGTCGCTAA
- the pnp gene encoding polyribonucleotide nucleotidyltransferase gives MAKVTKSFQFGNHEVTLETGEIARQASGAVMVSMGGTVVLVTVVANAKAKEGQDFFPLTVDYVEKFYSAGRIPGGFFKREGRPTEKETLTSRLIDRPVRPLFPEEFKNEVQVIAQVVSLNPEIDGDIPAMLGASAALSLAGIPFKGPIGAARVGYANGKYLLNPTATELKTSDLDLVVAGTSNAVLMVESEAKLLSEEVMLGAVVFGHQQMQVAIRAIAELATEAARPSMAWQAPARNEALIAALTGAVGNQLDTAFQVRDKLQRRDAISAIKSDVLASLAADVEAKGWDKAELSKEFAELEYRTMRDGVLKTKIRIDGRNLDDVRPITIRVGVLPRTHGSALFTRGETQALVVTTLGTTRDAQIIDAPEGESKDPFLFHYNFPPFSVGEAGRFGAPKRREIGHGRLAKRGVQAVKPSIEEFPYVVRVVSEITESNGSSSMASVCGSSLAMMDAGVPLKAPVAGIAMGLVKEGNDFVVLSDILGDEDHLGDMDFKVAGSADGISALQMDIKIDGITEEIMKVALEQAKRGRLHILGEMAKVISTARTEMSEFAPRLLTIKIHPDKIREVIGKGGATIRSITEETGTTIDISDDGTVIIASVNREAANAAKARIEQIVSDVEPGRIYEGKVAKLMDFGAFVTIMPGKDGLVHVSQISSERVEKVSDKLKEGDIVKVKVLEVDKQGRIRLSMKAVTEDEGAGA, from the coding sequence GTGGCGAAAGTAACCAAGTCATTCCAGTTCGGTAATCACGAAGTCACACTGGAGACGGGCGAAATCGCCCGCCAGGCTTCCGGTGCCGTCATGGTCAGCATGGGCGGCACCGTCGTGCTGGTCACCGTGGTGGCCAATGCCAAGGCGAAGGAAGGTCAGGACTTCTTCCCGCTCACGGTGGACTACGTCGAGAAGTTCTACTCGGCCGGTCGCATCCCGGGTGGCTTCTTCAAGCGCGAAGGCCGCCCGACCGAGAAGGAGACGCTCACCTCGCGTCTGATCGATCGCCCGGTGCGCCCGCTGTTCCCGGAAGAGTTCAAGAACGAAGTGCAGGTCATCGCACAGGTCGTGTCGCTGAACCCGGAAATCGACGGTGACATCCCGGCCATGCTGGGCGCCTCCGCTGCGCTGAGCCTCGCCGGCATCCCGTTCAAGGGTCCGATCGGCGCCGCCCGCGTCGGTTACGCCAATGGCAAGTACCTGCTGAACCCGACCGCCACCGAGCTGAAGACCTCGGACCTGGACCTGGTCGTCGCCGGTACCTCCAACGCCGTGCTGATGGTGGAGTCCGAAGCCAAGCTGCTGTCGGAAGAGGTCATGCTGGGCGCCGTGGTGTTCGGTCACCAGCAGATGCAGGTGGCCATCCGCGCCATCGCCGAGCTGGCCACCGAGGCGGCTCGCCCGTCCATGGCATGGCAGGCTCCGGCCCGCAACGAAGCGCTCATCGCCGCCCTCACGGGTGCCGTCGGCAACCAGCTGGACACCGCCTTCCAGGTGCGTGACAAGCTGCAGCGCCGCGATGCCATCTCGGCCATCAAGAGCGACGTGCTCGCCTCGCTGGCTGCCGATGTGGAAGCCAAGGGCTGGGACAAGGCCGAGCTGTCGAAGGAATTCGCCGAGCTCGAATACCGCACCATGCGCGACGGCGTCCTCAAGACGAAGATCCGCATCGACGGTCGCAATCTGGATGACGTCCGCCCGATCACCATCCGCGTCGGCGTGCTGCCGCGCACCCATGGTTCGGCGCTGTTCACCCGTGGCGAAACCCAGGCGCTGGTCGTGACCACGCTGGGCACCACCCGTGACGCCCAGATCATCGACGCGCCGGAAGGCGAATCGAAGGATCCGTTCCTGTTCCATTACAACTTCCCGCCGTTCTCGGTGGGTGAAGCCGGTCGCTTCGGCGCGCCGAAGCGTCGCGAAATCGGCCACGGCCGTCTCGCCAAGCGCGGCGTGCAGGCTGTGAAGCCGAGCATCGAAGAGTTCCCGTACGTGGTTCGCGTGGTTTCGGAAATCACCGAGTCCAACGGTTCCTCGTCGATGGCTTCGGTGTGCGGTTCCTCGCTCGCCATGATGGACGCCGGCGTGCCGCTGAAGGCTCCGGTGGCCGGTATCGCCATGGGCCTGGTGAAGGAAGGCAACGACTTCGTCGTGCTGTCCGACATCCTGGGTGACGAAGATCACCTCGGCGACATGGACTTCAAGGTGGCCGGTAGCGCCGATGGCATCTCCGCGCTGCAGATGGACATCAAGATCGACGGCATCACCGAAGAGATCATGAAGGTGGCGCTGGAACAGGCCAAGCGTGGTCGTCTGCACATCCTCGGCGAAATGGCCAAGGTGATCAGCACCGCCCGCACCGAGATGAGCGAGTTCGCCCCGCGCCTGCTCACCATCAAGATCCACCCGGACAAGATCCGCGAAGTCATCGGCAAGGGCGGCGCCACCATCCGCTCGATCACCGAAGAGACCGGCACCACGATCGACATCAGCGACGACGGCACCGTCATCATCGCTTCGGTCAATCGTGAGGCTGCCAATGCCGCCAAGGCGCGCATCGAGCAGATCGTCTCCGACGTCGAGCCGGGCCGCATCTACGAAGGCAAGGTTGCCAAGCTGATGGACTTCGGCGCGTTCGTGACCATCATGCCGGGCAAGGACGGCCTGGTGCACGTCTCGCAGATTTCCAGCGAGCGCGTGGAGAAGGTCTCCGACAAGCTGAAGGAAGGCGACATCGTCAAGGTCAAGGTGCTGGAAGTGGACAAGCAGGGCCGTATCCGCCTGTCCATGAAGGCCGTGACCGAGGACGAAGGCGCAGGCGCCTGA
- a CDS encoding poly(R)-hydroxyalkanoic acid synthase subunit PhaE, with protein sequence MVDQASDFLKDYQTLAQQSWDAWTRYLQQQAAPASFGAGAPFAGAANTGDDLMARSMAALKGYSDWLQGAASSGLGQAPMDWQQSLQSLFSTLGGQPFGQAFASIDSEAAKSFAQLWQSWMQSSATGAPGMKFDVEHMAAFGYTRERQRLQQALAAAVQDYTEWAGKYQTLIQRANTEGFERLQAKLAELGDSAKQIESLKALYDMWVDAAEEAYGQIALSEEFRHAYGEMVNAQGRVRQLQQQQLDALCRDMGLPTRSEVTALGKRMHELRREVRGQGSTQGSDEIAALRAEVAALRRQLAGKPDASKPVEKKSPPRSSKRAAGESINVGGTKKTAAAVAARKTVARGVTRTRK encoded by the coding sequence ATGGTCGATCAGGCAAGTGATTTTCTGAAGGATTACCAGACGTTGGCGCAGCAGTCCTGGGATGCCTGGACCCGGTACCTGCAACAGCAAGCCGCCCCCGCTTCCTTTGGCGCAGGTGCCCCGTTTGCGGGCGCCGCCAACACTGGCGATGACCTGATGGCGCGCAGCATGGCCGCCCTCAAGGGTTACAGCGACTGGCTGCAGGGCGCCGCGAGCAGTGGCCTGGGCCAGGCCCCGATGGACTGGCAGCAATCGCTGCAGAGCCTCTTCTCGACCCTGGGCGGGCAGCCGTTCGGCCAGGCTTTCGCCAGCATCGACAGCGAAGCCGCCAAGAGCTTCGCGCAGCTTTGGCAGTCGTGGATGCAGTCCAGCGCCACCGGCGCGCCGGGCATGAAGTTCGACGTCGAGCACATGGCTGCGTTCGGTTACACGCGCGAGCGCCAGCGCCTGCAACAAGCCTTGGCCGCCGCCGTGCAGGATTACACCGAGTGGGCGGGCAAGTACCAGACGCTCATCCAGCGCGCCAACACCGAAGGTTTCGAGCGGCTGCAGGCCAAGCTCGCCGAGCTGGGTGATTCGGCCAAGCAGATCGAATCGCTCAAGGCGCTGTACGACATGTGGGTGGATGCCGCGGAAGAGGCCTACGGGCAGATTGCCCTATCGGAGGAATTCCGCCACGCCTACGGCGAAATGGTGAATGCCCAGGGGCGCGTGCGCCAGCTGCAGCAGCAACAGCTTGACGCGCTCTGCCGCGACATGGGCCTGCCTACGCGCAGCGAAGTCACTGCACTGGGCAAGCGCATGCATGAGCTGCGCCGCGAAGTGCGCGGGCAAGGCAGCACGCAGGGCAGTGATGAGATCGCCGCGTTGCGCGCCGAAGTGGCCGCGCTCAGGCGCCAGCTCGCCGGCAAGCCCGACGCGTCGAAGCCGGTGGAAAAGAAATCGCCGCCGCGCAGCAGCAAGCGTGCCGCGGGCGAATCCATCAACGTGGGTGGCACCAAGAAGACCGCGGCGGCGGTGGCTGCCCGCAAGACCGTCGCGCGCGGCGTCACGCGTACGCGCAAGTAA
- a CDS encoding class III poly(R)-hydroxyalkanoic acid synthase subunit PhaC, translated as MYPPLRLDPAALMGEISAFQRKLTAGMDNLKHQLEPEYANTPRELVYREDKLSVWRMKGQGKPTAKTPTLIVYALVNTVWMTDLQEDRSMVRNLLEQGEDIYLLDWGYPDAADRWLTLDDYINGYLDRCVDAVRKHAGVDAINTLGICQGGTFSLCYAATHPDKVKNLITMVTPVDFQTPDNMLSSWSQHMDVDLFVDTMGNIPAELLNWVYLTLKPVRLNQQKYVGLVDILDNPKELQNFLRMERWIFDSPDQAGEAFREFIKEFYQQNKLIKGELIIGGKPVDLGMITQPVLNIFAEQDHLVPPDASRALAHHVGTTDYTQLAFKGGHIGIYVSGRAQREVPPAIHQWLSTRN; from the coding sequence ATGTATCCACCGCTTCGCCTCGACCCGGCCGCGCTGATGGGCGAGATTTCCGCTTTCCAGCGCAAGCTGACGGCGGGCATGGACAACCTCAAGCACCAGCTGGAGCCCGAGTACGCCAATACGCCGCGCGAGCTGGTGTATCGCGAGGACAAGCTCTCGGTCTGGCGCATGAAGGGGCAGGGCAAGCCGACGGCGAAAACGCCCACGCTGATCGTCTACGCGCTGGTCAATACCGTGTGGATGACCGATCTGCAGGAAGATCGCTCGATGGTGCGCAACCTGCTCGAGCAGGGCGAGGATATCTACCTGCTCGACTGGGGTTATCCCGATGCAGCCGATCGCTGGCTGACGCTGGACGATTACATCAACGGTTATCTCGATCGCTGCGTGGATGCCGTGCGCAAGCATGCCGGCGTCGATGCGATCAACACGCTGGGCATCTGCCAGGGCGGCACGTTCTCGCTGTGCTATGCCGCCACGCATCCGGACAAGGTGAAGAACCTCATCACCATGGTGACGCCGGTGGATTTCCAGACGCCGGACAACATGCTGTCGAGCTGGTCGCAGCATATGGACGTCGATTTGTTCGTCGACACCATGGGCAATATTCCCGCCGAGCTGCTCAACTGGGTGTACCTCACGCTCAAGCCGGTTCGGTTGAACCAGCAGAAGTACGTGGGCCTCGTGGACATCCTCGACAACCCGAAGGAACTGCAGAACTTCCTGCGCATGGAGCGCTGGATCTTCGACTCGCCGGACCAGGCGGGCGAAGCCTTCCGCGAGTTCATCAAGGAGTTCTACCAGCAGAACAAGCTGATCAAGGGCGAGCTGATCATTGGCGGCAAGCCGGTGGATCTGGGCATGATCACGCAGCCGGTGCTGAACATCTTCGCCGAGCAGGATCACCTCGTGCCGCCGGACGCTTCGCGCGCGCTGGCCCACCACGTAGGCACCACCGACTACACGCAGCTGGCCTTCAAGGGCGGGCACATCGGCATCTACGTGTCGGGGCGCGCGCAGCGTGAAGTGCCACCGGCTATCCATCAGTGGCTCAGTACGCGAAACTGA
- a CDS encoding PspC domain-containing protein — protein MEKRLHRSLTDRKVAGVCGGIAEYLGWDPTLVRLLWVVLTFLGGSGIVAYLVLWLVMPDGP, from the coding sequence ATGGAAAAGCGTCTGCATCGTTCACTCACGGATAGAAAAGTCGCCGGCGTCTGCGGCGGCATTGCCGAATACCTCGGTTGGGACCCCACGCTGGTGCGACTGCTGTGGGTGGTCCTGACCTTCCTGGGCGGCTCGGGCATCGTGGCCTACCTGGTCCTCTGGCTGGTCATGCCCGACGGCCCCTGA
- the mtnA gene encoding S-methyl-5-thioribose-1-phosphate isomerase, whose translation MDYDRYDRIRAVQWQGDHLRLLDQRLLPQEERWIDCRDAAQVTQAIKDLAVRGAPAIGIAAAWGVVLAAKQGEALEPALAMLRAARPTAVNLMWALDRMKARIAAGADAAALEREAQAIQGEDLAANRHMGELGAGLIAPHSGVMTHCNTGSLATSGFGTALGVIRAGVAGGRIDHVYAGETRPWQQGARLTMWELVRDGIPAKLIADSAASHLMRSGVVQWVIVGADRIAANGDTANKIGTYQLAIAARHHGVKFMVVAPSSTVDMATASGEDIEIELRDSAELLSVAGRRTVVEGADAWNPVFDVTPADLIDAIVTERGVIERPTTQAMQALFGS comes from the coding sequence ATGGATTACGACCGTTACGACCGCATCCGTGCCGTGCAATGGCAGGGCGACCACCTTCGCCTGCTCGACCAGCGCCTGCTCCCGCAGGAAGAGCGCTGGATCGACTGCCGTGACGCCGCGCAGGTGACGCAGGCCATCAAGGATCTCGCCGTTCGCGGCGCGCCAGCCATCGGCATTGCCGCCGCCTGGGGCGTGGTGCTTGCCGCGAAGCAGGGGGAGGCGCTGGAACCGGCGCTGGCCATGCTGCGCGCGGCGCGTCCCACGGCCGTCAACCTGATGTGGGCTCTGGACCGCATGAAGGCGCGCATCGCAGCCGGTGCGGATGCTGCTGCACTGGAGCGCGAGGCCCAGGCCATCCAGGGCGAGGACCTTGCCGCCAACCGTCACATGGGCGAACTTGGCGCCGGCTTGATCGCGCCGCATTCGGGCGTGATGACCCACTGCAACACCGGCTCGCTGGCGACTTCCGGCTTCGGTACGGCGCTGGGCGTGATCCGCGCGGGCGTGGCCGGTGGTCGCATCGACCACGTCTACGCCGGTGAAACCCGCCCCTGGCAGCAGGGCGCACGCCTGACCATGTGGGAACTGGTGCGCGACGGCATTCCCGCCAAGCTCATCGCCGACTCCGCGGCCTCGCACCTGATGCGTTCGGGCGTGGTGCAGTGGGTGATCGTGGGTGCCGACCGCATCGCCGCCAATGGCGACACCGCCAACAAGATCGGCACGTACCAGCTGGCCATCGCTGCGCGCCATCATGGCGTGAAGTTCATGGTGGTGGCGCCGTCGTCCACGGTCGACATGGCCACCGCTTCCGGCGAAGACATCGAGATCGAACTGCGCGACTCGGCGGAACTGCTTTCCGTGGCTGGTCGCCGCACGGTGGTGGAAGGTGCGGATGCGTGGAACCCGGTGTTCGACGTGACGCCTGCCGATCTCATTGATGCCATCGTCACCGAGCGTGGCGTGATCGAGCGCCCGACCACGCAGGCCATGCAGGCACTGTTCGGTTCATGA
- a CDS encoding GtrA family protein, with amino-acid sequence MRLSRQFFLFAIGGLIGFVVDAGLAQALVSWCGWSAYYSRLVSIPLAATVTWWWNRRQTFAGSHSGRSLFSEWLHWMALMGVGALVNYGTYVVLLLLFPMLHRWPAIATAGGSLVAAVFNFSTARLMLFKSAKTSA; translated from the coding sequence ATGAGGTTATCGAGGCAATTCTTCCTCTTTGCGATCGGTGGCCTGATCGGCTTCGTGGTGGATGCCGGTCTGGCCCAGGCGCTGGTGTCGTGGTGCGGGTGGAGTGCTTACTACTCGCGCCTCGTTTCCATTCCCCTGGCCGCTACCGTGACCTGGTGGTGGAATCGCCGGCAGACGTTTGCGGGGAGCCATAGCGGCCGCAGCCTGTTCTCGGAATGGCTGCACTGGATGGCGCTGATGGGCGTGGGGGCGCTGGTCAACTACGGCACGTACGTGGTGTTGCTGTTGCTGTTTCCCATGCTGCACCGCTGGCCCGCCATCGCCACGGCGGGCGGCTCGCTCGTCGCCGCGGTGTTCAATTTTTCGACAGCGCGCCTGATGCTTTTCAAGAGCGCCAAAACGTCCGCGTAA
- the gyrA gene encoding DNA gyrase subunit A, which yields MAELAKEVIRVNIEDEMRQSYLDYAMSVIVGRALPDVRDGLKPVHRRVLFAMNELGNAWNKPYKKSARVVGDVIGKYHPHGDSSVYDAIVRMAQPFSLRYMLVDGQGNFGSVDGDNAAAMRYTEVRMSRLTHELLADIDKETVDFGPNYDESEHEPLVLPTRVPALLINGSAGIAVGMATNVPPHNLNEVIAATIALIDDPSLSIDDLMHYIPGPDFPTAGIINGSSGIVEAYRTGRGRILVRARAEIETESNGRETIIVHELPYQVNKARLIEKIAELVKEKKLEGISELRDESDKDGMRMVIEIRRDAMADVVLNNLFQQTQLQVTFGINMVALLDGQPRLLNLKDILEAFIRHRREVVTRRTIFELRKARARAHILEGLTVALANIEEMIELIRTSPSPQEARERMLARKWQPGMVSALLAASGAEASRPEDMDPRDGLKDGGYQLSEVQAQEILQMRLHRLTGLEQEKLSEEYRLVLETIRGLIQILEDPARLLSVIRGELEAVKDEFGDERRTEIQHSQEDLNVLDLIAPEDVVVTLSHTGYVKRQPASTYRAQRRGGKGRSASALKDEDFVEQLWVVNTHDTLLTFTSTGRVYWLNVYQMPESGPNARGKPMVNLLPLAQGEKVQAVLPVREYTEDKFVFFATKQGTVKKTPLTEFAFQLQKGKIAINLDEGDALVNVALTDGNSDVLLFASNGKTVRFDESEVRSMGRTATGVRGMKLADEAEVVSLIVAAEGDILTATERGYGKRTQLDEFPKKGRGTQGVIGIQCSERNGPLVAATQVTEAHEMMLISDQGTLVRTRVAEVSQLSRNTQGVTLIRLPADEKLVSVVRLDAETENGDGEGEGDEGPVDAAPEAPADGE from the coding sequence ATGGCAGAACTCGCCAAAGAAGTCATTCGCGTCAACATCGAAGACGAGATGCGCCAGAGCTACCTCGATTACGCCATGAGCGTGATCGTGGGACGCGCCCTTCCGGATGTCCGCGATGGCTTGAAGCCTGTACATCGCCGCGTTCTGTTCGCCATGAACGAACTGGGCAACGCATGGAACAAGCCCTATAAGAAATCGGCCCGCGTGGTCGGTGACGTCATCGGTAAATACCACCCGCACGGCGACTCGTCGGTTTACGACGCCATCGTGCGCATGGCCCAGCCGTTCTCGCTGCGCTACATGCTGGTCGATGGTCAGGGTAACTTCGGTTCGGTGGACGGCGACAACGCCGCAGCCATGCGATACACCGAAGTGCGCATGTCGCGCCTCACGCACGAACTGCTTGCGGACATCGACAAGGAAACGGTCGATTTCGGCCCGAACTACGATGAAAGCGAGCACGAGCCGCTGGTGCTGCCCACCCGCGTGCCGGCACTGCTGATCAACGGTTCGGCCGGTATCGCCGTGGGCATGGCGACCAATGTGCCGCCGCACAACCTCAACGAAGTAATCGCCGCGACCATCGCGCTGATCGACGATCCGTCGCTGTCGATCGACGACCTGATGCACTACATCCCGGGTCCGGATTTCCCGACCGCGGGCATCATCAACGGTTCGTCGGGCATCGTCGAGGCGTACCGCACCGGTCGCGGCCGCATCCTGGTGCGCGCACGCGCCGAGATCGAAACCGAGTCCAACGGCCGCGAGACGATCATCGTCCACGAGCTGCCGTACCAGGTGAACAAGGCCCGCCTGATCGAGAAGATCGCCGAGCTGGTCAAGGAAAAGAAGCTCGAAGGCATCAGTGAACTGCGCGATGAGTCCGACAAGGACGGTATGCGCATGGTCATCGAGATCCGTCGCGATGCGATGGCCGATGTGGTGCTGAACAACCTGTTCCAGCAGACGCAGCTGCAGGTCACCTTCGGCATCAACATGGTGGCCCTGCTGGATGGCCAGCCGCGCCTGCTGAACCTCAAGGACATCCTCGAGGCGTTCATCCGTCACCGCCGCGAAGTGGTGACGCGTCGTACCATTTTCGAACTGCGCAAGGCACGTGCCCGCGCGCACATCCTCGAAGGCCTCACGGTTGCGCTCGCCAACATTGAAGAGATGATCGAGCTGATCCGCACCTCGCCGTCGCCGCAGGAAGCACGCGAGCGCATGCTCGCCCGCAAGTGGCAGCCGGGCATGGTGTCCGCGCTGCTCGCGGCATCCGGTGCCGAAGCGTCGCGTCCGGAAGACATGGATCCGCGCGATGGCCTCAAGGACGGTGGCTACCAGCTGTCCGAAGTGCAGGCGCAGGAAATCCTGCAGATGCGCCTGCATCGCCTCACCGGCCTGGAACAGGAAAAGCTGTCTGAAGAGTACCGCCTGGTGCTCGAAACGATTCGCGGCCTGATCCAGATCCTGGAAGACCCCGCGCGCCTGCTTTCCGTGATCCGCGGCGAACTGGAAGCGGTGAAGGATGAGTTCGGCGACGAGCGTCGCACCGAGATCCAGCATTCGCAGGAAGATCTCAACGTCCTCGACCTGATCGCGCCGGAAGACGTGGTGGTCACGCTGTCGCACACCGGTTACGTGAAGCGCCAGCCGGCCAGCACGTATCGCGCGCAGCGTCGCGGCGGCAAGGGCCGTTCGGCCTCGGCGCTGAAGGACGAGGATTTCGTCGAGCAGCTGTGGGTGGTCAATACCCATGACACGCTGCTCACCTTCACCAGCACCGGTCGCGTGTACTGGCTCAACGTGTACCAGATGCCGGAGTCGGGCCCCAACGCGCGCGGCAAGCCGATGGTGAACCTGCTGCCGCTGGCCCAGGGCGAGAAGGTGCAGGCCGTGCTGCCGGTACGCGAGTACACCGAAGACAAGTTCGTGTTCTTCGCCACCAAGCAGGGCACGGTGAAGAAGACGCCACTGACCGAGTTCGCGTTCCAGCTGCAGAAGGGCAAGATTGCCATCAACCTCGACGAGGGCGATGCGCTGGTCAACGTGGCGCTGACCGATGGCAACAGCGATGTGCTGCTGTTCGCCTCCAACGGCAAGACGGTGCGCTTCGACGAATCCGAAGTGCGTTCGATGGGCCGTACCGCCACCGGCGTGCGTGGCATGAAGCTCGCGGACGAAGCGGAAGTGGTTTCGCTGATCGTGGCGGCCGAGGGCGACATCCTCACTGCCACCGAGCGTGGCTACGGCAAGCGCACCCAGCTTGACGAGTTCCCGAAGAAGGGTCGCGGCACGCAGGGCGTCATCGGTATCCAGTGTTCCGAGCGTAATGGCCCGCTGGTCGCTGCAACGCAGGTCACCGAAGCCCACGAGATGATGCTCATCTCCGACCAGGGCACGCTGGTGCGCACGCGTGTGGCTGAGGTCTCGCAGCTGAGCCGCAACACGCAGGGCGTGACGCTGATCCGCCTGCCCGCCGATGAAAAGCTGGTAAGCGTAGTGCGTCTGGATGCGGAAACCGAGAACGGTGACGGCGAAGGCGAGGGCGACGAAGGCCCGGTCGATGCTGCACCGGAAGCACCCGCCGACGGCGAGTGA
- a CDS encoding DUF427 domain-containing protein — MSAREQRQPGPDHPITVTPSKDHIVVRVAGHVLADTRASLSLQEASYPVVHYLPRQDVDMSLLERTDHHTYCPYKGDCSYFSIPSAGERGTNAVWTYEHPYDAVAEIRGYLAFYGTRVDAIEVTPG, encoded by the coding sequence ATGAGTGCACGCGAACAACGCCAGCCGGGGCCCGATCACCCGATCACGGTCACACCCAGCAAAGACCATATCGTGGTGCGCGTGGCCGGCCACGTGCTGGCCGACACGCGTGCCTCGCTGAGCCTGCAGGAGGCCAGCTATCCGGTGGTGCACTACCTACCGCGGCAGGACGTGGACATGTCCCTGCTCGAACGCACGGACCATCACACCTATTGCCCCTACAAGGGCGACTGCTCGTACTTCAGCATCCCCTCCGCCGGCGAGCGCGGAACCAACGCCGTGTGGACGTATGAACACCCTTATGACGCGGTCGCCGAGATCAGGGGATATCTGGCGTTCTACGGCACGCGCGTGGATGCCATCGAAGTCACGCCCGGCTGA